A stretch of Nonomuraea africana DNA encodes these proteins:
- a CDS encoding VOC family protein: MMDHHDPHAGLHSEQGSLKGEHPGRAANPIIKVHDLAWLEFCKPDLQRAESFAHAFGFTTALHTADELHLRGTDAGSPCVLIRKGTRSRLIGPAFQAADPSDVLRLAQATGRKAAPLPESLGGLAVDLPDPSGNRVRVVSGTHDLAALPAQVPLTFNFGHAAARTNGTQRPPRAPAKVQRLGHVVMQTTRYIETLNWYLQHLGLIVSDFLYYPGQRGRGPVMSFIRCDRGMTPTDHHTLAMTLGPVNRYVHSAYQVADLDALAAGGQHLLELGYRRSWGIGRHIQGSQIFDYWRDPDGFLVEHFSDGDLFDCTLEPGWAPMTASGLAQWGPPATKDFLGLAPGREPLRELRGIVRALREDNEFDLHRLRGLLKVASS, translated from the coding sequence ATGATGGACCACCATGACCCGCACGCCGGCCTGCACAGTGAGCAGGGCTCCTTGAAGGGCGAGCACCCGGGCAGGGCGGCCAACCCGATCATCAAGGTGCACGATCTGGCCTGGCTGGAGTTCTGCAAGCCGGATCTGCAGCGCGCGGAATCGTTCGCGCACGCCTTCGGATTCACCACGGCGCTGCACACCGCGGACGAACTCCACCTGCGCGGCACCGACGCCGGTAGCCCGTGCGTGCTCATCCGCAAGGGGACCCGGTCGAGGTTGATCGGTCCGGCTTTCCAGGCGGCCGACCCCAGCGACGTGCTCCGGCTCGCGCAGGCCACCGGACGGAAGGCCGCGCCGCTGCCGGAGAGCCTGGGCGGGCTCGCCGTCGACCTGCCCGACCCGAGCGGCAACCGGGTGCGGGTGGTGTCGGGCACGCACGATCTGGCCGCGCTGCCCGCCCAGGTGCCGCTCACGTTCAACTTCGGGCATGCCGCAGCGCGGACGAACGGCACCCAGCGGCCGCCGCGCGCACCGGCCAAGGTGCAACGGCTCGGGCACGTGGTCATGCAGACGACCCGGTACATCGAAACGCTGAACTGGTATCTGCAGCACCTGGGCCTGATCGTCAGCGACTTCCTCTACTACCCGGGGCAGCGCGGACGCGGGCCGGTGATGAGCTTCATCCGCTGCGACCGCGGCATGACGCCCACTGACCATCACACGCTCGCGATGACCCTCGGCCCGGTCAACCGCTACGTGCACTCCGCCTATCAAGTCGCCGATCTCGACGCGCTGGCCGCCGGCGGCCAGCACCTGCTCGAGCTGGGCTACCGGCGTTCCTGGGGCATCGGCCGGCACATCCAGGGCAGCCAGATCTTCGACTACTGGCGCGACCCTGACGGCTTCCTGGTCGAGCACTTCAGTGACGGCGACCTGTTCGACTGCACGCTCGAACCCGGCTGGGCGCCCATGACCGCCTCCGGGCTGGCCCAATGGGGGCCTCCGGCGACCAAGGACTTCCTCGGCCTGGCACCCGGCCGGGAGCCGCTGCGCGAGCTGCGCGGGATCGTCCGCGCGCTGCGCGAGGACAACGAATTCGACCTGCACCGCCTGCGCGGCCTGCTGAAAGTAGCCAGCTCATGA
- a CDS encoding fumarylacetoacetate hydrolase family protein, giving the protein MSTSILRTADAWWVATPAGAAQVDTQATTTGQLLADRQAIAAAATSSDTVALDSLTLLSPVTASCRVVAQMTNFASHVKDVGMNPATVPLTFFRKSSGSISGPYDEVIRPAHVRLLDYEVEIGLVIGRQMPVGTTVTADNLTDYVAGLVVTNDISARDLQLLKTQFYESKSYPTFTPVGPTLVLLEPGEFKRFADLRLRLSVNGELRQNMTVADMIYQPVQALQALTRFQRLDAGDLLLTGTPVGTALTAPPKPIGVLASLLPPALKWKLFFDRQAGNPKYLQDGDVIEAAVATDDLGIDLGTQRTVVRYAR; this is encoded by the coding sequence ATGAGCACCTCCATCCTCCGCACCGCCGACGCCTGGTGGGTTGCCACACCTGCCGGCGCCGCCCAGGTGGACACCCAGGCCACCACCACCGGACAGCTGCTGGCCGACCGGCAGGCCATCGCCGCGGCCGCCACCAGCTCCGACACGGTGGCCCTCGACAGCCTCACCCTGCTGTCACCGGTCACGGCGTCCTGCCGGGTTGTCGCGCAAATGACGAACTTCGCCTCGCATGTCAAGGACGTGGGCATGAATCCCGCCACCGTCCCGCTGACCTTCTTCCGCAAGTCCTCCGGCTCGATCAGCGGACCCTACGACGAAGTCATCCGGCCCGCCCACGTGCGGCTGCTGGATTACGAGGTGGAGATCGGGCTCGTCATCGGCCGGCAGATGCCCGTCGGCACCACGGTCACCGCCGACAACCTCACCGACTACGTCGCGGGCCTGGTCGTCACCAACGACATCTCCGCCCGCGACCTGCAGCTGCTCAAGACCCAGTTCTACGAATCCAAGTCCTACCCCACCTTCACCCCGGTCGGCCCCACCCTGGTGCTTCTGGAACCCGGCGAGTTCAAGCGGTTCGCCGACCTGAGGCTGCGCCTGTCGGTCAACGGCGAGCTCCGGCAGAACATGACGGTCGCCGACATGATCTACCAGCCCGTCCAGGCACTGCAGGCGCTGACCCGCTTCCAGCGCCTGGACGCCGGTGACCTGCTGTTGACCGGCACCCCCGTCGGCACCGCGCTCACCGCGCCGCCCAAGCCGATCGGGGTCCTCGCGTCGCTGCTGCCGCCCGCGCTCAAGTGGAAACTCTTCTTCGACCGCCAGGCCGGCAACCCCAAGTACCTGCAGGACGGCGATGTCATCGAGGCCGCCGTGGCCACCGATGACCTCGGGATCGACCTGGGCACCCAGCGCACGGTGGTGAGGTACGCGCGATGA
- a CDS encoding acyl-CoA synthetase: protein MTHHTQGERPLILAPQDLPLVEAVPLDERDLPASTYELLHRTATATPQAPALHLLGEGPEVTWSYGELLTRVHQAANLYTSLGLAPGGTVGLLLPNTGDTYAALLGAQAVGIANPVNPMLADNHIIDIFTLTRAEILVVAGSGMNRELWEKALRVARGLPHLRALVVVGDNAAIDTGYVPRGVGDFERLTAEQPGDRLIAHHRPGPQDLAAYFHTGGTTGTPKIAPHTHAMEIYMAWALGCSGAYAGGDVVTLAGLPLFHVNALHVTGLAPFMHGASVASLGPLGYRDKTLMADFWRIIERYRVTAFSAVPTVYANLPPIPEEVDLSSLRAGVVGAAPLPSRVRAAFEEAAKVPMLEGYGLTEATCASASTPALAPRPGSVGLRLPYQQIKAVTVDVDDRPTGDCPPGRTGVLAIKGPAVFPGYLGPDGPDPTGKIFDGWLVTGDLGHVDADGYVYLTGRAKDLIIRSGHNIDPRPIEESLLAHPVVSGAAVVGRPDPHSGEVPVAYVTVSAQVSEDDLLAWARAHAPEPAAAPKAVHIVASLPTTTVGKLYKPELVADSVRRIIADLDPHGTAEVALENGRPVVLIAPDTELAAALDRYPINYRLVTS, encoded by the coding sequence ATGACGCACCACACTCAGGGCGAGCGCCCCCTGATCCTGGCGCCGCAAGACCTCCCTCTGGTGGAGGCGGTGCCGCTGGACGAGCGCGACCTGCCCGCCTCCACCTACGAGTTGCTGCACCGTACGGCCACCGCCACACCGCAGGCGCCCGCCTTGCACCTGCTGGGCGAGGGACCGGAAGTGACCTGGAGCTACGGCGAACTGCTGACCCGCGTGCACCAGGCCGCCAACCTCTACACCAGCCTGGGGCTGGCGCCGGGCGGGACGGTAGGGCTGCTGCTGCCGAACACCGGTGACACCTACGCCGCACTGCTGGGTGCCCAGGCCGTCGGCATCGCCAACCCGGTCAACCCGATGCTGGCCGACAATCACATCATCGACATCTTCACCCTCACCCGGGCCGAGATCCTCGTCGTGGCGGGATCGGGCATGAACCGGGAACTGTGGGAGAAGGCGCTACGCGTGGCCAGGGGACTGCCGCACCTGCGCGCGCTGGTGGTGGTGGGCGACAACGCCGCCATCGACACCGGCTACGTCCCTCGTGGCGTCGGCGACTTCGAACGTCTCACGGCCGAGCAGCCAGGCGACCGGCTGATCGCTCACCATCGGCCCGGGCCGCAGGATCTGGCCGCCTACTTCCACACCGGCGGCACCACCGGCACGCCGAAGATCGCTCCGCACACGCACGCCATGGAGATCTACATGGCGTGGGCGCTCGGCTGCTCGGGAGCGTACGCGGGCGGCGACGTCGTGACCCTGGCCGGGCTGCCGCTGTTCCACGTCAACGCCCTGCACGTCACCGGGCTGGCGCCGTTCATGCACGGCGCGAGCGTGGCCAGCCTCGGCCCGCTCGGCTACCGCGACAAGACGCTCATGGCCGACTTCTGGCGCATCATCGAGCGCTACCGCGTCACCGCCTTCTCCGCTGTGCCGACCGTGTACGCGAACCTGCCACCGATCCCTGAGGAGGTGGACCTCTCCAGCCTCCGGGCCGGGGTCGTCGGCGCCGCGCCGCTGCCCAGCCGGGTGCGCGCCGCGTTCGAGGAGGCGGCCAAGGTGCCGATGCTGGAGGGGTATGGCCTCACCGAGGCGACCTGCGCCAGCGCCAGCACTCCCGCCCTCGCGCCGCGTCCGGGTTCGGTGGGGTTGCGCTTGCCGTACCAGCAGATCAAGGCCGTCACGGTGGATGTCGACGACCGGCCGACCGGCGACTGCCCGCCCGGCCGGACCGGGGTGCTGGCCATCAAAGGGCCGGCGGTCTTCCCCGGCTACCTCGGCCCGGACGGCCCCGATCCCACCGGCAAGATCTTCGACGGCTGGCTGGTCACCGGCGACCTCGGCCACGTGGACGCCGACGGCTACGTCTATCTGACCGGGCGAGCCAAAGACCTCATCATCCGCAGCGGCCACAACATCGACCCGCGCCCGATCGAGGAGTCGCTGCTGGCGCACCCCGTCGTGAGCGGCGCCGCCGTCGTGGGGCGCCCCGACCCGCACTCCGGCGAGGTCCCCGTCGCCTACGTGACCGTCTCCGCACAGGTCAGCGAGGACGACCTGCTGGCCTGGGCCCGGGCACACGCCCCCGAGCCGGCCGCCGCCCCCAAGGCCGTGCACATCGTCGCATCCTTGCCCACCACGACCGTCGGCAAGCTCTACAAACCCGAACTGGTCGCCGACTCCGTCCGCCGCATCATCGCCGACCTCGACCCCCACGGCACGGCCGAGGTCGCGTTGGAAAACGGGCGGCCGGTCGTCCTGATCGCCCCGGATACGGAGCTGGCCGCCGCGCTCGACCGTTACCCCATCAACTACCGGCTGGTGACCTCATGA
- a CDS encoding PPOX class F420-dependent oxidoreductase gives MIDPVVRDFLARHPAGVLATSRPDGGVRQSVVYFALDGGRLLISTEPGRAKARDAQRTRRASLCVIGAAAPYPSVTLEGTATIRTAGIGSDTARVVSRIGGQSIEPMSDAELAAMNRVILEIIVERVYGASYLQGTS, from the coding sequence ATGATCGACCCTGTTGTCCGCGACTTCCTCGCCCGGCATCCTGCGGGCGTGCTGGCCACCTCCCGACCCGACGGCGGGGTGCGACAGTCGGTCGTCTACTTCGCCCTGGACGGCGGCCGTCTGCTCATCTCCACCGAACCCGGCCGCGCCAAGGCCAGGGACGCGCAGCGCACCAGGCGCGCCTCCCTGTGCGTGATCGGGGCGGCTGCGCCGTACCCGTCAGTGACGCTGGAAGGCACCGCCACCATCCGGACCGCCGGCATCGGGTCGGACACCGCACGTGTCGTGTCCCGCATCGGCGGCCAGAGCATCGAGCCGATGAGCGATGCGGAGCTGGCCGCGATGAACCGCGTCATCCTCGAGATCATCGTCGAGCGCGTCTACGGCGCCAGCTACCTCCAGGGCACGTCATGA
- a CDS encoding bifunctional 3-(3-hydroxy-phenyl)propionate/3-hydroxycinnamic acid hydroxylase, with protein MSEHRESHTARAVVIVGAGPTGLTAATLLGQYGVKCQVLERWESVYQGPRAVALDDEVYRILARLGVRDEFAAIAWPHRGLRLVDPTLRVLAEFQRDGLGRHGYPQGVMFDQPELEAILRRNLKQYGNVTLRGGIEVTGLSQDGSGVRVDFTNHATGSRDSVRAAYVLGCDGANSVTRASTGAVMHDLKFTQHWLVVDVDSEADLGQWNGAHQVCDPARPTTYMRLGKTRHRWEFRLAPGEAADDYCEMTRLYPLISPWTRGIPVEKLEIVRAAGYVSRAQVADRWREGRVFLLGDAAHLTPPFIGQGMGAGLRDAMNLAWKLAGVLGGSLPEAVLDTYQIERKPHARTMIGLARLLGTAMTAGGELGNVIRRVVAPRLHLVPGLNELTTDSQTPALRQSDLVVRPRLRRTLAGRLCPNAILDDGQRFDDVAAGRFAIVTSTEPSTTQRAEIERRGAVLITARPGSELHGWLRKGRAHAVIVRPDGTVLRTGRDPLALGASLPRASAAA; from the coding sequence ATGAGCGAACACCGTGAGTCGCATACCGCTCGGGCGGTCGTCATCGTCGGCGCGGGGCCCACCGGACTGACCGCCGCGACCCTGCTCGGCCAGTACGGCGTCAAGTGCCAGGTGCTCGAGCGATGGGAGTCCGTCTATCAGGGGCCCCGCGCAGTCGCCCTCGACGACGAGGTCTACCGGATCCTGGCGCGCCTCGGCGTCCGGGACGAGTTCGCCGCGATCGCCTGGCCGCATCGCGGCCTGCGACTCGTCGACCCGACCTTGCGGGTACTGGCGGAGTTCCAACGCGACGGCCTCGGCAGGCACGGCTACCCCCAGGGGGTGATGTTCGACCAGCCGGAGCTGGAGGCGATCCTCCGCCGGAATCTGAAGCAGTACGGGAACGTCACCCTTCGCGGTGGCATCGAGGTCACCGGGCTAAGCCAGGACGGCAGCGGGGTCCGGGTCGACTTCACCAACCATGCAACGGGCAGCCGGGATTCGGTCCGCGCGGCGTACGTCCTGGGCTGCGACGGCGCCAACAGCGTGACCAGGGCGTCGACCGGCGCTGTCATGCACGACCTGAAGTTCACGCAACACTGGCTCGTCGTCGACGTGGACAGCGAGGCCGACCTCGGCCAATGGAACGGCGCGCACCAGGTCTGCGACCCGGCCCGCCCCACGACCTACATGCGCCTCGGAAAGACCCGGCACCGCTGGGAGTTCCGGCTGGCGCCCGGCGAAGCCGCTGACGACTACTGCGAGATGACCCGCTTGTATCCGTTGATCTCGCCGTGGACCAGGGGGATTCCTGTCGAGAAGCTGGAAATCGTCCGCGCGGCGGGCTATGTCTCTCGCGCGCAGGTCGCCGACCGGTGGCGCGAAGGCCGGGTGTTCCTCCTGGGCGACGCCGCCCACCTCACCCCGCCGTTCATCGGCCAGGGCATGGGAGCCGGGCTCCGCGATGCGATGAACCTCGCCTGGAAACTCGCCGGCGTGCTAGGCGGCAGCCTGCCCGAGGCCGTGCTCGACACCTACCAGATCGAACGAAAGCCACACGCCCGCACCATGATCGGGCTGGCGAGACTGCTCGGCACCGCGATGACGGCGGGCGGCGAGTTGGGCAACGTCATCCGCCGCGTCGTGGCTCCGCGTCTGCACCTCGTGCCCGGCCTCAATGAGCTGACTACGGACAGCCAGACACCTGCGCTGCGCCAGTCGGACCTGGTGGTGCGGCCACGCCTGCGCCGTACTCTTGCTGGCAGGCTGTGCCCGAACGCGATCCTCGACGACGGTCAGCGTTTCGACGACGTGGCCGCGGGCCGGTTCGCGATCGTCACGTCAACCGAGCCGTCCACCACGCAACGAGCCGAAATCGAGCGGCGCGGAGCAGTTCTCATCACTGCCCGGCCGGGCAGTGAACTCCACGGATGGCTGAGGAAAGGCCGCGCACACGCGGTCATTGTCCGCCCCGACGGCACAGTGCTGCGCACCGGGCGTGATCCGCTGGCGCTCGGCGCGAGCCTGCCCCGGGCCTCGGCGGCCGCCTGA
- a CDS encoding TetR/AcrR family transcriptional regulator has product MAEAVPSRLDRRKARTRAALVQAAQTFIADGKTNVAILELTQAADVGMGSFYNHFSGKDELFQAAVEDALDRHGAALDELTRGMDDPAEVFAFSFRLTGRLHRRHPQLSKVLLNTGLAIAASAHGIAPRARRDIQAGIQAGRFTVGDPELALVMAAGAALCLGQLLHTQPDRDDAQATDQITEDLLRTFGIPADEAHQICQRPLPELDRLLPNGTA; this is encoded by the coding sequence ATGGCCGAGGCCGTACCGAGCCGCCTGGATCGGCGCAAGGCGCGCACCCGCGCCGCGCTCGTCCAGGCGGCTCAGACCTTCATCGCCGACGGCAAGACCAACGTGGCGATCCTGGAACTCACCCAGGCCGCCGACGTGGGCATGGGCTCGTTCTACAACCACTTCTCCGGCAAGGACGAACTCTTCCAGGCGGCCGTGGAAGACGCCCTGGACCGGCACGGCGCGGCGCTGGATGAGCTGACCCGCGGCATGGACGACCCGGCCGAGGTGTTCGCCTTCAGCTTCCGGCTGACCGGACGCCTGCACCGCCGCCATCCCCAGCTCAGCAAAGTCCTGCTCAACACCGGCCTGGCCATCGCCGCCTCGGCGCACGGCATTGCCCCGCGCGCCCGACGCGACATCCAAGCCGGCATCCAAGCCGGGCGCTTCACCGTGGGCGACCCGGAGCTCGCCTTGGTGATGGCCGCAGGCGCCGCACTATGCCTCGGCCAACTGCTCCACACCCAGCCCGACCGCGACGACGCCCAGGCCACCGACCAGATCACCGAAGACCTGCTGCGCACCTTCGGCATCCCCGCCGACGAGGCCCACCAAATCTGCCAACGTCCCCTGCCCGAGCTCGACCGGCTTCTCCCCAACGGCACCGCGTAG